The Engystomops pustulosus chromosome 7, aEngPut4.maternal, whole genome shotgun sequence DNA window accccacaggacaaACACCCTGTCTGAGGAGGGAAAgaaaaggggcagagggagacagcttaacTCCTGCAGCATCAGCCttgcaacattaaccccttacagcccatacctctgagatccgaGCTCTGTGCACTGGAGACACGTtttccttgaactgtgcacaggtctgccatctgctggtcattcatccttataatccggtgcgccttatatatgaacctagacgttttagcaggcatttattgatggtgcgccttatagtctgaaaaatacgctAATCATGCTCTAAAACTTTATGTAGCGTGTacaaaagccctcacacagccatACACTGTATGCGTATTGACCCagagaaaaggagaattattctcaccgttaattcggtttccattagtccaccatgacggccccaactggaggatggcccttgacctctgtagggacaggaagcagagaggttaaaagcccctcccctacacccacactccagtggctaccaaataactacaccggctgtggatgcaacccatttattgtatgttatagtcacacacagatacaacAGGTTAAATAATAAGACTAAGACTACTCTGTCTTAAAAATAAAAGGGTACGGgaaaaatatatgggccgtcatggtggactaatggaaaccgaattaacggtgagaataattctccttttccatggcgtcccccatgacggccccaactggagatgtaccagattaccAGTACCTTAGGGTGGGACAACTGCCTGCAAGACTTTCCTACCAAAAGCCTGGTCCCTGGCGCTTTGGATATCTAATCTGTAGTGTCTAGCGAATGTTAACTggctagaccaggtagctgctttacagatatcgactagagaggccccacgtttttcagcccatgagGCTGCCACCCCCCTGGTTGAGTGGGCCCTGACAGTCCCAGGAATGTCCATATTTTCTGCATCATATGCCTCTTTAATGGTAGTCCGGATCCAACGGGCAATAGATGCTTTGGAAGCTTTCTTCCCCTTATTCTTCCCTGTATACTGCAGAAGGATGTTGTCGTCCTTCCTCCAAGGTTTAGAGATGTCCAGATAGTGGAGAAGACATCTCCTCACGTCCAGAGTATGCCATGCTGACTCCTTACTGTTCTTAGGGTTCTGGCAAAAAGAAGGTAACACAATTTCCTGATTGCGATGAAAACTGGAAGACACTTTGGGAGTAAAGGCCTTATCTAGAGTTAGAATCACTCTATCTTCCAGAACTCTAAGGTAAGGTTCTCTAAGGGAgagagcctggatttctcctaaccgtctagctgaggttatggCTATAAGGAAGGTCAGCTTGAGGGTTAGGCTTCTAAGGTCCGTAGTCTCTAAGGGCTCAAACGGAGGACCTGTCAGGTGATTCAACACCAGAGACAAATCCCAGTTTGGGATATTTTGTTTTAAGTGAGGTCTCAATCTGGAGGTAGCTTTTACGAACCTCTGGATCCACTTGTGCTCCGCCAAGGAAGTATCAAAGAAGGCACTAAGGGCTGATACCTGGACCTTGAGAGTACTCGTCTTCAGCCCTTTATCAAACCCAGCTTGCAGGAAATCCAGTATCTGCGAGATGTTGGGAGACAACTGGTTAGGAGGGACTGAGCCACAAAAAGACACGAATTTCTTCCATATTCTGGAGTAAATTCTGTGGGTGACCACCTTACGACTAGCCTTCATCGTGGAGATCACTTTGTCCGATAGCCCCTGGGCTGTCAGTatcttcctttcaggatccatgcagcgagctggagagcctgcggattgggatgaaggactggaccctggaacaggagGTCTGGACGGGGTGGTAACAGGAATGGATCCGCCATTGCCATCTTTTTTAGCCAAGGAAACCAGTTCCTTTTTGGCCACCAAGGCGCTATGAGTATAACCTCCGCCTGGTCTTCCCTGATCTTTTGTATGACCCGGGACATAAGAGGTATCGGAGGAAAGGCATACAGTAACAGCCCCCCCCAGGACTGGCTGAACGCGTCTCTTTGGTTGAAGGGAACTGTAGGTTCCAGGGAAAAGAAACGCGGGAGCTTCGCGTTCTTGCTGGAGGCAAACAGGTCTACTGACGGATGTCCCCACCTCCTTGTTATGTGAAGGAAGACCTCTTCGTGAAGACACCACTCGTTTTGATCTATCTTCCTCCGACTGAGGAAGTCTGCTGCCTGATTTTCTTCCCccttgaggtggatggaggagagggattGAAGGTTGTCTTCTGCCCAGGTGAAGATTTTGTTTGAAAGTGCCAGGAGACTCGGATTTTTGGTTCCCCCTTGGTGACGTAGGTAGGCTACCGTAGTGACGTTGTCCGAAAAAATTCTGACATGCTTTCCTCTCAGCATTTGTGTGCTGGACCTCAGGGTTTCCAGAACAGCTCTTAACTCCCGATGATTCGAGGAACGGGTTTTCACTGAATCCGGCCACAGGCCTTGGACAGGATGACCTGCGACAATCGCTCCCCaacctgactgacttgcgtccgtctgtaTAGTTGTCACTGGCCAAGGATGCCAGGGTACTCCTTTTCCCAGGTTTGCTGGATCTGTCCACCAGTCTATGGACCGTAAGACTGAGAGGGGAATCTCCACCTTTTGATTTAGGTGACAAGGATCTTTGTCCCAAGAGGACAGCACCCAGTTCTGTAGTGTCCTTGTATGACTTTGGCTCCATTGCACGCACTGGATGCATGCAGTCATGAGCCCAAGGATCCTCATTGCTTCTCTTATGGAGCAGCTCTTCTTTTTCTTGAACGCGTTTAGCTGGAGAATTAAATTTTCTCTCTTTGCTGGAGGGAGAAAAGACATCTGTCGTGTGGAGTCTATTAGAACTCCCAGGAATACCACGTTCATGCTTGGTTCTAGGTTGGATTTTTCTGTATTGATGATCCAGCCTAGCCGCTGAAGAGTCTTCATGGTGATATCCCTGTGAAGAATCAGCTCCTGACTTGAGGCACTTACTACCAGAAGGTCGTCCAGGTACGGAATGATGGATATTCCTTCTTTTCTCAGAAATGCTACCACCTCGACCATAATCTTTGAAAAGGTTCTCGGTGCAGAAGATATCCCGAAGGGAAGGGCTTTGTATTGAAAGTGAGCTTCctcgccttctggtgacaggactGCGAACCTGAGAAACTTCTGCGAGTTGGGGTATATTGGGACG harbors:
- the LOC140070542 gene encoding uncharacterized protein — its product is MEPDNIKPLDSVHPPGRLQDRIDRSSSHKFRPYQTTLSGPVAPTLDRSAEVVRSGCDYPCTPGTSEKRTLLSTIPHKETEREVQNDLQPERAKQVRPIQKIQDGDRLFCFSANPSSGVHVYNRPEGRLLPRPNIPQLAEVSQVRSPVTRRRGSSLSIQSPSLRDIFCTENLFKDYGRGGSISEKRRNIHHSVPGRPSGSKCLKSGADSSQGYHHEDSSAARLDHQYRKIQPRTKHERGIPGSSNRLHTTDVFSPSSKERKFNSPAKRVQEKEELLHKRSNEDPWAHDCMHPVRAMEPKSYKDTTELGAVLLGQRSLSPKSKGGDSPLSLTVHRLVDRSSKPGKRSTLASLASDNYTDGRKSVRLGSDCRRSSCPRPVAGFSENPFLESSGVKSCSGNPEVQHTNAERKACQNFFGQRHYGSLPTSPRGNQKSESPGTFKQNLHLGRRQPSIPLLHPPQGGRKSGSRLPQSEEDRSKRVVSSRRGLPSHNKEVGTSVSRPVCLQQEREAPAFLFPGTYSSLQPKRRVQPVLGGAVTVCLSSDTSYVPGHTKDQGRPGGGYTHSALVAKKELVSLAKKDGNGGSIPVTTPSRPPVPGSSPSSQSAGSPARCMDPERKILTAQGLSDKVISTMKASRKVVTHRIYSRIWKKFVSFCGSVPPNQLSPNISQILDFLQAGFDKGLKTSTLKVQVSALSAFFDTSLAEHKWIQRTLRTVRSQHGILWT